A single region of the Mycobacterium avium subsp. avium genome encodes:
- a CDS encoding NAD(P)H-dependent amine dehydrogenase family protein: MQWATGAVGRAALQELIENPRYQLVGVLVYDPAKAGLDAGVLCGRPPTTGVIATTDKDEIIALGADVVVHAASKAHAVETNAADICRLLAAGSTVITTTSYNHLPTYGEETEAMFARACRAGGSRFHAAGENPGFMFERLVATVTGLSKSIDRIDLYEATDVSAVDSRPMLVDLMGMGRPPEDVSIDSPIIKKLDMAYRQALNATADVLGITLSHIDVAVDATTLPHDIDVLAGTIEAGTVVGQRFSWVGHWSGRPLLAIHEEWVLTRDLPQWGMAPLAPGEKAPLIRAVIKGEPSFELQLDVAFDGAPSTGQHAMPGHLMIAMSAVRAIPYVLARPPGVVTAPVFGAIQLA, from the coding sequence GTGCAATGGGCGACCGGCGCCGTCGGCCGGGCCGCACTGCAGGAGCTTATTGAAAACCCGCGTTATCAGTTAGTGGGCGTGCTCGTGTACGACCCGGCGAAGGCCGGCCTCGACGCGGGTGTGCTCTGCGGGCGGCCACCGACGACGGGTGTGATCGCCACGACGGACAAGGACGAGATCATCGCCCTGGGCGCCGATGTCGTCGTGCACGCGGCCAGCAAGGCCCACGCCGTCGAGACGAACGCTGCGGACATCTGCCGCCTGCTCGCGGCGGGTAGCACCGTCATCACCACCACGTCGTACAACCACCTACCCACCTACGGCGAAGAGACCGAGGCAATGTTCGCCAGGGCGTGCCGAGCGGGCGGGTCACGCTTTCACGCGGCGGGTGAGAACCCCGGTTTCATGTTCGAGCGGCTCGTCGCGACGGTGACGGGGCTGAGTAAGTCCATCGACCGCATCGACCTCTACGAGGCCACCGACGTCTCCGCCGTGGACAGTCGGCCGATGCTCGTCGACCTGATGGGCATGGGCAGACCGCCGGAAGACGTCAGCATTGACTCCCCGATCATCAAGAAGCTCGACATGGCCTACCGCCAGGCCCTCAATGCGACGGCCGACGTCCTCGGGATCACCCTGTCCCACATCGACGTGGCGGTCGACGCCACCACACTGCCCCACGACATCGACGTCCTGGCCGGCACGATCGAGGCGGGAACGGTTGTCGGGCAGCGATTCTCGTGGGTCGGCCACTGGTCGGGACGCCCGTTGCTGGCCATTCACGAGGAGTGGGTGCTCACCCGCGACCTTCCACAATGGGGCATGGCTCCATTGGCGCCCGGCGAAAAGGCGCCGCTGATCCGCGCGGTCATCAAAGGTGAGCCCAGCTTTGAACTCCAGCTCGACGTGGCATTCGACGGCGCGCCATCGACGGGCCAGCACGCCATGCCAGGTCACCTGATGATCGCGATGAGCGCGGTTCGCGCCATACCGTACGTGCTGGCCCGGCCACCCGGTGTCGTGACAGCACCGGTGTTCGGCGCGATCCAACTAGCCTGA
- a CDS encoding ABC transporter substrate-binding protein, whose product MADEVRAYGSVAPLKVGLLNDYPTSGDTDNDSVAALRLVMDEALSSGLIDRPIELVTRNVVGLPNGTYQVVERAFDELVAEGCLAIFGPWVSDNVVPLRSHVEATARVPIVTLSGSEGALGDWCFALNNGSMPEEPVMLAAVMIGDGRSRIAIAYEASLIGKEYLAFAERAYDAAGLKVVATVAIPQVEADKSETVTALRAAEPDALVHVGFGHGLWGFTDALRAAGWDPPRYTTTAFEMAHISAEWRRHLSGWIGLDSYDERNTVGQAFLDRFEARYGRRPGHSMPGLSHDAATVIVRGLAAARPLTGEGVKNGMEQVKLVPSASGAPGTFLRFGRFIRQGWMGSDYLVARRVLPDGSAHVFHAAPSDHIARAVGGASG is encoded by the coding sequence ATGGCAGACGAGGTTCGCGCATACGGTTCGGTCGCTCCCCTGAAAGTCGGCTTGCTCAACGACTATCCGACGTCCGGCGACACCGACAACGACAGCGTCGCCGCGCTGCGGCTGGTGATGGATGAAGCCCTTTCCTCGGGACTGATCGACCGGCCGATCGAACTCGTCACCCGCAATGTGGTGGGCCTGCCCAACGGGACCTACCAAGTGGTCGAGCGGGCCTTCGACGAGCTCGTCGCGGAGGGTTGCCTGGCGATCTTCGGGCCGTGGGTGTCGGATAACGTGGTGCCGCTGCGTTCCCACGTCGAGGCCACCGCGCGGGTTCCGATCGTCACTCTGTCGGGATCGGAGGGAGCGCTCGGCGACTGGTGCTTCGCACTGAACAACGGCTCGATGCCCGAGGAGCCGGTGATGCTGGCCGCGGTGATGATCGGCGACGGTCGATCGCGCATCGCCATTGCCTACGAGGCATCGCTCATCGGTAAGGAGTACCTCGCCTTCGCCGAGAGAGCCTACGACGCCGCGGGTTTGAAGGTCGTTGCGACCGTGGCGATTCCCCAGGTCGAAGCCGACAAGTCCGAGACGGTCACTGCGTTGCGTGCGGCGGAACCCGACGCGCTGGTGCACGTCGGGTTCGGGCACGGGCTGTGGGGCTTCACGGATGCGCTGCGCGCCGCGGGCTGGGATCCGCCGCGATACACGACGACGGCGTTCGAAATGGCACACATCAGCGCGGAGTGGAGGCGGCACCTATCCGGATGGATCGGCCTGGACAGCTACGACGAGCGCAACACGGTCGGACAGGCCTTCCTCGACCGCTTCGAGGCGCGATACGGTCGCCGGCCCGGACACTCGATGCCGGGCCTGTCGCACGACGCGGCCACCGTGATCGTGCGTGGTCTCGCCGCGGCACGGCCGTTGACCGGGGAGGGTGTGAAGAACGGGATGGAGCAGGTGAAGCTCGTCCCGTCGGCCAGCGGCGCGCCGGGAACGTTCCTGCGATTCGGCCGGTTCATCCGACAGGGGTGGATGGGTTCCGATTATCTCGTGGCCCGAAGGGTTTTGCCCGACGGCAGCGCGCACGTTTTCCATGCGGCGCCCAGCGACCACATCGCCCGCGCGGTCGGTGGTGCCTCAGGCTAG
- a CDS encoding NAD(P)H-dependent amine dehydrogenase family protein: protein MTLTSTQESHAPSIQKKYRVIQWGMGNVGTIALRHFAHNPLYEVVGVLCNRPEKVGRDAGELVGVGPIGVHATTDKATLETLDADCVFYAPLWSDVDEICRLLRGGKSVVASGGAWWHRTETNTADIDKIEAACQEGGTSFHGGGIHPGYAADLLVLTLARIVGKTDHIHIYEAVNFNKDTLKYLDEMGFGKTPVEFAKGNLFQDAWSLFAQSLTMVVEGLGKTVEKFTTDVQLGTATRDIPYEGSPDMDMPGLKGVIKTGTVASQHHLWTAWVDGRPFITLHELYSFVEHDAIEPKPDWEPYYHYRVVIDGDPGTELILRGSEDARDHAKPGYIGYAWTAMEPVNAIPAICDGPPGFKSHADLGLMTVRGIVR from the coding sequence ATGACGCTCACATCGACGCAGGAGTCCCACGCGCCGTCAATCCAGAAGAAGTACCGCGTGATCCAGTGGGGCATGGGTAATGTCGGCACGATCGCACTGCGCCACTTCGCACACAACCCTCTCTACGAAGTGGTCGGAGTGCTTTGTAATCGCCCGGAGAAGGTCGGTAGGGACGCCGGTGAACTCGTCGGGGTAGGACCGATCGGGGTACACGCAACCACCGATAAGGCCACCTTGGAGACACTCGACGCCGATTGCGTGTTCTACGCGCCGCTCTGGTCGGACGTCGACGAGATCTGCCGACTGCTCCGCGGAGGAAAGAGCGTCGTTGCCTCGGGTGGTGCGTGGTGGCATCGGACCGAAACCAACACCGCGGACATCGACAAGATCGAAGCGGCGTGCCAAGAAGGCGGTACTTCGTTCCACGGAGGTGGCATCCACCCCGGCTACGCCGCGGACCTTCTCGTTCTGACGCTAGCCCGGATCGTCGGCAAGACCGACCACATCCACATCTACGAGGCGGTGAACTTCAATAAGGACACCCTGAAGTACTTGGACGAGATGGGGTTCGGAAAAACCCCGGTCGAATTTGCGAAGGGAAATCTCTTCCAAGACGCGTGGTCGTTGTTCGCACAGTCGCTGACGATGGTTGTCGAAGGGCTGGGTAAAACCGTGGAGAAGTTCACGACAGACGTGCAGCTCGGCACGGCCACCCGCGATATCCCGTACGAGGGATCCCCGGACATGGACATGCCCGGCCTCAAAGGTGTGATCAAGACGGGCACCGTCGCGTCCCAGCATCATCTCTGGACGGCGTGGGTGGACGGCAGGCCATTCATCACGCTGCACGAGCTCTACTCGTTTGTTGAACACGACGCCATCGAGCCGAAACCTGATTGGGAGCCCTACTACCACTACCGCGTGGTGATTGACGGCGACCCGGGAACCGAGCTGATCCTGCGGGGCAGCGAAGATGCACGAGACCACGCGAAGCCCGGCTATATCGGCTACGCCTGGACCGCGATGGAACCAGTGAACGCCATCCCCGCCATCTGTGATGGCCCGCCGGGTTTCAAGTCCCACGCCGACCTTGGGCTCATGACTGTTCGCGGGATCGTGCGCTGA
- a CDS encoding TetR/AcrR family transcriptional regulator, with protein MAQRGGADDDRRARGEQTRRDLIEAGRELFVEHGFFNTSIGDLVAKSGVGTRGAFYHHFKDKAELFRAVFEDVENDLTLRSIATPPPGTDPWERLTSGLHGFLEAATEPAVQRVILVDGPVVLGWQTLREIQEGNSIALINELVREAIAEGIIDDQPVGELTHMLVAALEEASRLVAHAANPARARRRAAKVLDRLLLSFAVAPRKILRR; from the coding sequence ATGGCGCAGCGCGGTGGTGCGGACGATGATCGGCGTGCCCGTGGCGAGCAGACTCGCCGCGACCTGATCGAGGCGGGCCGGGAACTGTTCGTGGAGCACGGATTCTTCAACACGAGCATCGGTGACCTCGTGGCGAAGTCGGGCGTCGGCACGCGCGGTGCCTTCTACCACCACTTCAAGGACAAGGCCGAGCTGTTTCGGGCCGTGTTCGAAGACGTTGAGAACGACCTTACGCTGCGGTCCATCGCCACTCCCCCGCCCGGCACGGACCCGTGGGAACGGCTCACGAGCGGTCTGCACGGATTTCTCGAAGCCGCAACGGAGCCCGCCGTGCAGAGGGTGATACTCGTCGACGGTCCGGTGGTGCTGGGCTGGCAGACCCTGCGCGAAATCCAGGAGGGCAACAGCATCGCCCTCATCAACGAGTTGGTCCGCGAGGCGATCGCAGAGGGCATCATCGACGACCAGCCCGTCGGGGAGCTGACGCACATGCTCGTCGCGGCGCTCGAGGAGGCTTCACGTCTGGTCGCGCATGCCGCAAATCCCGCCAGGGCACGCCGCCGAGCCGCCAAGGTCCTCGACCGGCTGTTGCTCTCGTTCGCCGTAGCGCCCCGAAAAATATTGCGGCGGTAG
- a CDS encoding amidohydrolase family protein — protein sequence MQPEEMILVSVDDHLVEPPNLFEGRVVNTYADETPRVIRQSDGSEVWTFNGAIIPNIGLNAVAGRPREEYGIEPTAFDEMRPGCYDIHERIKDMDAGGVLASMCFPSFPGFAGRLFATHPDKDLALAVTQAYNDWHIDEWCGSYPGRFLPMGLPVLWDPELCAKEIRRNAEKGCHSVTFTENPATLGFPSFHDDYWDPMWRALSDTNTVLSVHLGSSGKITMTADNAPIDVMITLQPMNVCSAAADLLWSRVIKQFPDVRFALSEGGTGWIPYFVDRLDRTYEMHHLWTGQDFGDRLPSEVFRERFLTCFIADPIGVKLRHDVGIDNIAWECDYPHSDSSWPAAAEELALVMAGLPDDEINKITYENACRWYSFDPFEHRTREQCTVGALRAGAGDHDVEIRSFDHGRFERTVGSTLGSVSAKLDV from the coding sequence ATGCAGCCCGAAGAGATGATCCTGGTGAGCGTCGACGACCATCTGGTGGAACCACCGAACCTGTTCGAGGGCAGGGTTGTGAACACGTACGCCGACGAGACGCCCCGGGTGATCCGGCAGTCCGACGGCTCGGAGGTCTGGACGTTCAACGGCGCGATCATCCCCAACATCGGCCTCAACGCCGTGGCGGGCCGCCCGCGCGAGGAGTACGGCATCGAACCCACTGCCTTCGACGAGATGCGCCCGGGGTGCTACGACATCCACGAGCGAATCAAGGACATGGACGCGGGCGGTGTGCTCGCGTCCATGTGCTTCCCGTCCTTTCCCGGCTTCGCGGGCCGGCTGTTCGCCACCCACCCCGATAAGGACCTCGCGCTCGCCGTCACCCAGGCGTACAACGATTGGCACATCGACGAGTGGTGTGGGTCGTATCCCGGACGCTTCCTGCCCATGGGATTACCCGTACTTTGGGATCCGGAGTTGTGCGCCAAGGAGATCCGTCGCAATGCCGAGAAGGGTTGTCACTCAGTGACCTTCACCGAGAACCCCGCCACCCTCGGCTTCCCGAGCTTCCACGACGACTATTGGGATCCGATGTGGCGGGCGCTGTCGGACACCAACACGGTGCTCTCGGTCCACCTGGGCTCGTCGGGCAAGATCACGATGACCGCCGACAACGCGCCCATCGACGTGATGATCACGCTGCAGCCGATGAATGTCTGCTCGGCGGCCGCAGACCTGTTGTGGTCGCGAGTCATCAAGCAATTCCCCGACGTACGGTTCGCGCTCTCGGAGGGCGGCACCGGGTGGATCCCGTATTTCGTCGACCGCCTCGACCGCACGTACGAAATGCATCACCTGTGGACGGGCCAGGACTTCGGCGACAGACTGCCCAGTGAGGTCTTCCGGGAGCGCTTCCTGACCTGCTTCATCGCCGATCCGATCGGGGTCAAGCTGCGCCACGACGTCGGCATCGACAACATCGCCTGGGAGTGCGACTACCCGCATTCCGACTCGTCGTGGCCCGCGGCGGCCGAGGAACTCGCCCTCGTCATGGCTGGGCTGCCCGACGACGAGATCAACAAGATCACCTACGAGAATGCGTGTCGGTGGTATTCGTTCGACCCGTTCGAACACCGCACCCGAGAGCAGTGCACGGTGGGCGCCCTGCGTGCCGGTGCCGGTGACCACGACGTCGAGATCCGCAGCTTCGACCACGGTCGGTTCGAACGCACCGTGGGCTCGACCCTCGGCTCCGTGAGTGCCAAGCTCGATGTCTGA
- a CDS encoding NDMA-dependent alcohol dehydrogenase — protein sequence MKSKAAVLRGVGVDWEVTEVELDPPHAGEVLVKMAYAGICHSDEHFYTGDSVPTAEMEEMMRASGLPVPEWFPMLGGHEGSGVVEAVGPGVTSLKPGDHVAISFLPACGNCRWCASGYTYLCDVGADIYSKAMTTDGTRRRHLGGEDLMAMMQVGTFSEYVVASERSLVKVHDWIPLEAASLVSCGVTTGFGSGSVAAGTQAGDTVVVVGVGGIGMNAVQGAKVAGAKHIVAVDPNEFKREIAPTFGATHAAADIGAALELVKEITWGVMADRVVLTPGVVPADMIMTAMMLLRKGGTCVLTGMPKITDLMVPIVLTDMVSSCKTFKGVLYGEMNPREAMPKLLAMYEAGLIKLDELVTQKYKLDDINEAMKDLRAGKNIRGVIAFE from the coding sequence ATGAAGTCCAAAGCAGCGGTGTTGCGCGGTGTCGGTGTGGATTGGGAAGTCACCGAAGTGGAGCTCGATCCGCCGCACGCGGGCGAAGTGCTGGTCAAGATGGCCTATGCGGGCATCTGTCACTCCGACGAACACTTCTATACCGGCGACAGTGTGCCGACAGCGGAGATGGAAGAGATGATGCGGGCGTCTGGCCTTCCGGTGCCCGAATGGTTCCCCATGCTCGGAGGACACGAGGGCTCCGGTGTGGTCGAAGCGGTCGGGCCCGGGGTGACATCACTGAAGCCCGGTGACCATGTGGCCATTTCGTTTCTGCCCGCCTGCGGCAATTGCCGATGGTGCGCCAGTGGCTACACCTACCTGTGCGACGTGGGCGCCGACATCTACAGCAAGGCGATGACCACCGACGGCACCCGCCGTCGCCACCTCGGCGGCGAAGACCTCATGGCGATGATGCAGGTCGGCACCTTCTCCGAATACGTGGTGGCCTCCGAGCGCTCGCTCGTCAAAGTCCACGACTGGATCCCCCTAGAGGCCGCCTCGCTGGTGTCCTGCGGGGTGACAACAGGATTCGGGTCGGGATCGGTCGCGGCGGGTACCCAAGCCGGCGATACCGTCGTCGTGGTCGGTGTCGGCGGAATCGGCATGAACGCCGTGCAGGGCGCGAAAGTCGCCGGCGCCAAGCACATCGTCGCCGTGGACCCCAACGAGTTCAAACGCGAGATCGCGCCGACGTTCGGGGCCACCCACGCCGCTGCCGACATCGGTGCCGCGCTGGAACTGGTCAAGGAGATCACCTGGGGGGTGATGGCCGACCGGGTCGTTCTCACGCCCGGGGTCGTTCCGGCGGACATGATAATGACGGCGATGATGTTGTTGCGCAAGGGCGGAACCTGCGTGCTGACCGGGATGCCGAAGATCACCGACCTGATGGTGCCGATCGTCCTCACTGACATGGTCAGTTCGTGCAAGACGTTCAAGGGGGTGCTCTACGGCGAGATGAACCCCCGCGAGGCCATGCCGAAACTATTGGCGATGTATGAGGCGGGGCTGATCAAGCTCGATGAGCTGGTCACGCAGAAGTACAAGCTCGATGACATCAACGAGGCCATGAAAGACCTGCGCGCGGGCAAGAACATCCGGGGCGTCATCGCCTTCGAATAG
- a CDS encoding thiolase C-terminal domain-containing protein: MRPLPQLTPWNQWFWTSGKDGHLRIQHCSECDTYVHPPVPICPSCRATSAEPAVVSGRATVVGYTVNEHPWLPGFEPPYVIAVVALDECAEVRLTTNVVGCSPEEVHVGQRVSVRFDNIDDVWIPLFEPTGGTDERDLLGPPASPVPRQPVTTERFEHRSVISGIGRSATGRRLMVDPLSLTMDACLAAVADAGLELSDIDGLSTYPGPVGMGMSEGGIAAVEEALRIHPTWINGGMDLPGQGGAIIAAMMAVAAGLCRHVLCFRTVWESTYAALRLHGGGGRVSGPQQWSLPFGAASAANWIGVNANQYLHRYGANRELFGMIAVNARRNAALNPSAIYREPMTMDDYLAARPITSPFGLYDCDVPCDGSIAVVASNASIGGDLPRPAIRCEAVGTQVAERISWDQGTLTHEPQVIGQAAHLWSRTDLRPEDVDLALLYDGFTFNCVSWLEALGFCGFGEAQGWLDGGRRIALDGELPLNTHGGQLSEGRLHGFGFLYEAVLQLRHQAGNRQVKDARTAVVSTGGGVPSGVMLLHRAT; this comes from the coding sequence ATGAGACCGCTGCCGCAGCTCACACCGTGGAATCAATGGTTCTGGACGTCCGGCAAGGATGGCCATCTACGCATCCAGCACTGCAGCGAGTGCGATACGTACGTGCACCCTCCGGTGCCGATCTGTCCATCATGCCGGGCGACATCGGCTGAACCCGCCGTGGTTTCCGGTCGTGCGACGGTGGTGGGCTACACGGTCAACGAGCATCCATGGCTTCCCGGATTCGAGCCGCCCTACGTCATCGCGGTGGTCGCACTCGACGAGTGCGCCGAGGTGCGCCTGACGACCAACGTCGTCGGCTGCTCACCCGAGGAGGTGCACGTCGGCCAGCGCGTCTCCGTGCGATTCGACAACATTGACGACGTCTGGATCCCGCTGTTCGAACCCACGGGTGGCACCGATGAGCGGGACCTGCTGGGGCCGCCCGCTTCTCCCGTTCCGCGTCAGCCGGTAACGACGGAGCGGTTTGAGCATCGATCCGTGATATCGGGCATCGGCCGGTCAGCCACCGGCCGCCGGCTGATGGTCGATCCGTTGTCGCTCACGATGGACGCATGTCTTGCCGCGGTTGCCGATGCCGGTTTGGAACTGTCTGATATTGACGGTCTTTCGACGTACCCGGGACCCGTGGGCATGGGTATGAGCGAAGGCGGCATCGCTGCCGTCGAGGAGGCTTTGCGCATACATCCCACGTGGATCAACGGCGGCATGGATCTACCCGGCCAGGGTGGCGCGATCATAGCCGCGATGATGGCGGTGGCCGCGGGCCTTTGCCGACACGTCCTGTGCTTTCGGACGGTGTGGGAATCGACGTATGCCGCGCTTCGACTACACGGGGGCGGCGGACGGGTATCGGGGCCCCAGCAATGGTCGTTGCCGTTTGGCGCCGCCTCGGCGGCCAATTGGATCGGTGTGAATGCCAACCAGTATCTGCATCGATACGGTGCGAATCGGGAACTCTTCGGCATGATCGCCGTGAACGCGCGGCGCAATGCCGCGCTCAACCCGTCGGCCATCTACCGCGAACCGATGACCATGGACGACTACCTCGCCGCGCGGCCCATCACGTCACCGTTCGGCCTCTACGACTGCGACGTTCCCTGCGACGGTTCGATCGCGGTCGTGGCCTCCAACGCGTCGATCGGCGGTGATCTGCCGCGACCGGCCATACGCTGTGAGGCCGTCGGAACGCAAGTGGCCGAACGTATCTCGTGGGATCAGGGGACGCTCACTCACGAGCCCCAGGTCATCGGCCAGGCCGCGCATTTGTGGAGCAGAACTGATCTGCGGCCCGAGGACGTCGACCTTGCCCTGCTGTACGACGGCTTTACGTTCAACTGCGTGTCGTGGCTCGAGGCCTTGGGTTTCTGCGGCTTCGGCGAGGCCCAGGGATGGCTGGATGGCGGCCGGCGCATTGCGCTGGACGGCGAGCTTCCACTGAACACGCACGGCGGCCAGCTGTCCGAGGGACGCCTGCACGGATTCGGCTTCCTCTACGAAGCGGTGCTGCAATTGCGCCACCAGGCCGGTAACCGCCAAGTCAAAGACGCACGCACCGCCGTCGTCAGTACCGGTGGGGGAGTTCCATCCGGCGTCATGCTGTTGCACCGCGCGACGTGA
- a CDS encoding alpha/beta hydrolase: MTDGVPARGSLRSRGAAAVSAYTLRPITSVIPPERAWGLWLSRQIIARIMGTFGPSLAGTRVELVDTRLPDGRRVKGEWVYGPRTPTSEAERSSTTAGAIYYVHGSGYAVCSPKTHRRLTSWLSSLTGLPVFCIDYRLAPKHRFPTAADDVRAGWDWLVDTCGLLPKHIVIAGDSAGGHLSVDLLLQPGVEHPAAMVLFSPLYDLTFELAKARERIRPDPATRAANAIRLVGRYHSGVDLTHERLTLDVARGPALPPTLIQAGGAEMLQEDAHQLAADIRTAGGRCELQIWPHQVHVFQALPRMTPEAAKAMAYVARFITHALQDARALTQEVH; encoded by the coding sequence ATGACGGACGGTGTTCCGGCTCGCGGGTCGCTGCGATCCCGCGGGGCGGCAGCGGTAAGTGCCTACACCTTGCGGCCGATCACCAGCGTGATCCCGCCCGAGCGGGCATGGGGGCTATGGCTCTCGCGTCAGATCATCGCCAGGATCATGGGCACCTTTGGACCCTCGCTCGCGGGCACGCGCGTCGAACTGGTCGACACCAGGCTGCCCGACGGCCGCCGCGTCAAAGGGGAATGGGTCTACGGGCCGCGCACCCCCACCAGCGAAGCTGAGCGCTCATCGACAACCGCGGGAGCCATCTACTACGTGCACGGCAGCGGGTACGCCGTGTGTTCGCCAAAGACGCACCGCCGGTTGACATCCTGGCTTTCGTCCTTGACCGGCCTTCCGGTGTTCTGCATCGACTACCGACTCGCCCCAAAGCATCGCTTCCCCACCGCGGCCGACGATGTCCGCGCGGGCTGGGACTGGCTGGTCGACACGTGCGGCCTACTGCCCAAACACATTGTGATCGCCGGAGATTCGGCGGGCGGTCACCTGTCGGTCGACCTACTGCTGCAACCGGGGGTCGAACACCCCGCCGCCATGGTGTTGTTCTCCCCCCTCTATGACCTGACGTTCGAGCTGGCCAAGGCGCGAGAACGGATTCGCCCCGATCCGGCCACCCGGGCGGCCAACGCGATCCGGCTGGTGGGCCGCTACCACAGCGGCGTCGACCTCACCCATGAGCGGCTGACGCTCGACGTCGCCCGCGGTCCCGCGCTTCCGCCCACACTGATCCAGGCCGGCGGAGCCGAAATGCTGCAAGAGGACGCCCACCAACTCGCCGCCGACATCCGCACCGCCGGCGGCAGATGCGAACTACAGATCTGGCCGCACCAGGTGCACGTCTTTCAGGCGTTGCCGCGCATGACGCCCGAAGCCGCCAAGGCCATGGCCTATGTCGCGCGGTTCATCACCCACGCCCTGCAGGATGCCCGTGCCCTCACCCAGGAGGTGCACTGA
- a CDS encoding SDR family NAD(P)-dependent oxidoreductase, which yields MLDRLLHRSKTSRGALAVVTGAGSGIGAAFALELGKRGGTVVCSDIDQAAAQRTADAITEHGAKALATRCDVSQFGDVQALAEQSQSWFGAPPTLVINNAGVGAGGAAIGDAPLDDWQWTLGINLWGPIHGCHVFTPILRDAAQSAAPRGIINVASAAAFGAAPGMAAYNVSKAGVLSLSETLAAELSGTPVRVTVLCPTFVKTNILESGRISEESGELAAKLMRWTGFSADKVARICLDAHDRGDLYCMPQLDAQIGWHIKRLAPQAYTRAAGLVSRINLP from the coding sequence ATGTTGGACCGGCTGCTGCACCGATCGAAGACCAGCCGCGGCGCCCTGGCGGTGGTGACCGGCGCGGGAAGCGGCATCGGTGCGGCCTTCGCCCTCGAACTGGGCAAGCGCGGCGGCACCGTCGTGTGCAGCGATATCGACCAAGCCGCCGCCCAGCGGACGGCCGACGCGATCACCGAACACGGCGCGAAAGCCCTCGCAACCCGTTGTGATGTCTCGCAATTCGGCGACGTGCAGGCGCTGGCCGAGCAGTCGCAGTCCTGGTTCGGCGCCCCACCCACACTGGTGATCAACAACGCCGGTGTCGGCGCCGGCGGCGCGGCCATCGGTGATGCGCCACTGGACGATTGGCAGTGGACGCTCGGAATCAACCTGTGGGGTCCCATTCACGGCTGTCATGTGTTCACCCCGATCCTGCGCGACGCCGCGCAGTCGGCCGCGCCGCGGGGCATCATCAACGTGGCCTCGGCCGCGGCGTTCGGCGCGGCCCCCGGCATGGCGGCCTACAACGTCAGCAAGGCGGGCGTGCTGTCACTGTCCGAGACCCTGGCCGCCGAGCTGTCCGGCACGCCGGTGCGGGTCACCGTGCTGTGCCCGACGTTCGTCAAGACGAACATCCTCGAATCCGGGCGGATCAGCGAGGAATCCGGCGAACTGGCCGCAAAACTGATGCGCTGGACCGGGTTCTCCGCGGACAAAGTCGCCCGCATCTGCTTGGACGCGCACGACCGCGGCGACCTGTACTGCATGCCGCAGCTCGACGCACAAATCGGCTGGCACATCAAACGCCTTGCCCCGCAGGCCTATACGCGAGCGGCCGGCCTGGTGTCCCGAATCAACCTGCCCTGA